The following proteins come from a genomic window of Frankia casuarinae:
- a CDS encoding undecaprenyl-diphosphate phosphatase, whose protein sequence is MNFFEGTVLGLVQGLTEFLPVSSSAHLRIAAALAGWEDPGAAFTAVTQIGTETAVLIYFRRDIARIVAAWARSLTRREMRKDPDARTGWLVILGTLPIGLLGVTLQDAIEGPFRDLRLIATTLIVLGLILGGADWYASKGRPQGRHSPLRPRKVLEDLSVRDGLLYGLAQSAALIPGVSRSGATISGGLLLGYTREAAARYSFLLAMPAVLASGVFELRSIGGKDADVAWGPTILATFVAFVTGYAAIAWFLRYISTRSFAPFVLYRVGLGLLLFSLLVGGALSPDAGAPPG, encoded by the coding sequence ATGAACTTCTTCGAGGGAACGGTCCTCGGTCTCGTTCAGGGGCTCACCGAGTTTCTCCCGGTCTCGTCCAGCGCCCACCTGCGCATCGCTGCCGCGCTCGCCGGCTGGGAGGACCCGGGCGCCGCGTTCACCGCCGTGACCCAGATCGGCACCGAGACCGCCGTGCTGATCTACTTCCGCAGGGACATCGCCCGCATCGTGGCGGCGTGGGCGCGCTCGCTCACCCGCCGGGAGATGCGTAAGGACCCCGACGCCCGGACGGGCTGGCTGGTCATCCTCGGCACCCTTCCGATCGGCCTGCTCGGGGTGACGCTGCAGGACGCCATCGAGGGTCCGTTCCGCGACCTGCGGCTGATTGCCACGACGCTGATCGTGCTCGGCCTGATCCTGGGCGGCGCGGACTGGTACGCCTCGAAGGGGCGGCCGCAGGGTCGTCATTCGCCGCTCCGCCCGCGCAAGGTGCTTGAGGACTTGTCGGTGCGTGACGGGCTCCTCTATGGTCTCGCTCAGTCTGCCGCGCTGATCCCCGGCGTCTCCCGGTCCGGTGCGACGATCAGCGGGGGCCTGCTTCTCGGCTATACTCGCGAGGCTGCGGCCCGGTACTCCTTCCTGCTGGCGATGCCGGCGGTGCTGGCGTCCGGGGTCTTCGAGCTGCGTTCCATCGGTGGGAAGGATGCCGACGTCGCCTGGGGCCCGACGATCCTCGCCACATTCGTGGCGTTCGTCACCGGCTACGCCGCGATCGCATGGTTCCTGCGGTACATCTCGACGCGCAGTTTCGCGCCCTTCGTGCTGTATCGCGTGGGGCTGGGGCTGCTGCTGTTCTCCCTGCTGGTCGGGGGTGCCCTCAGCCCCGACGCCGGTGCCCCCCCGGGCTGA
- a CDS encoding ISAs1 family transposase has translation MPVTPTDLGQAGSGQLVRMRRSLRVLGAHGGEVQGLADVLAGVPDPRDPRGIRHRLPVILGLSAAAVAAGEKSVEEIAAWAAHAPTQVLTALGARVHPVTGQPQAPSVDTMIRVLSAVDSSALARAVGMFAAARARQARGGGRRVVAVDGKTLRGAAGPEGRAPHLLAVAEHGTGVVLAEHEVGAKTNEVTAFAPLLRELHSHDPLDGVVVTADALHTTRAHADLIVTELGAHFVFTVKANTPALSVDCHQATDWTKIPIGHSAEGRAHGRFERRTIQLAQASEAIRARYPHARTVARIRRHVRRTVTTGTGRARVTRTIPSTVTVHVLTSLTLDAVTPADLAGYARGHWTIENKVHWVRDVTFREDASRVRTGPLPRIMTTLRNLIIGLIRLAGHNRIAPTIRRIRHDNALLLAILTLDNPADLHQ, from the coding sequence ATGCCCGTCACTCCCACCGATCTCGGACAGGCCGGGTCGGGGCAGCTGGTCCGGATGCGGCGGTCGCTGCGGGTCCTGGGGGCGCACGGCGGTGAGGTGCAGGGGCTCGCCGACGTACTCGCCGGGGTGCCTGACCCGCGGGACCCGCGAGGGATACGTCACCGGCTCCCGGTGATCCTGGGACTGTCCGCCGCAGCGGTCGCCGCGGGGGAGAAGTCGGTGGAGGAGATCGCGGCCTGGGCTGCGCACGCCCCGACGCAGGTCCTGACCGCTCTCGGGGCGCGGGTCCATCCGGTGACCGGGCAGCCGCAGGCACCGTCGGTGGACACGATGATCCGGGTCCTGTCCGCGGTGGACAGCTCGGCGCTGGCGAGGGCGGTCGGGATGTTCGCCGCGGCCCGCGCCCGCCAGGCCCGTGGTGGTGGGCGGCGGGTGGTCGCGGTCGACGGGAAGACCCTGCGTGGCGCGGCTGGGCCTGAGGGGCGGGCACCGCACCTGCTCGCGGTCGCCGAACACGGCACGGGTGTGGTGCTCGCCGAGCATGAGGTCGGCGCGAAGACGAACGAGGTCACCGCGTTCGCACCGCTGCTCCGCGAACTGCATTCCCATGATCCGCTGGATGGGGTGGTGGTGACCGCTGATGCGTTGCACACGACCCGCGCCCACGCCGACCTGATCGTCACCGAGCTGGGAGCGCACTTCGTGTTCACGGTGAAGGCGAACACCCCGGCGTTGTCGGTCGACTGCCACCAGGCGACCGACTGGACGAAGATCCCGATCGGGCACAGCGCCGAGGGCAGGGCCCATGGACGGTTCGAACGACGCACCATCCAGCTGGCCCAGGCCAGCGAGGCGATCCGTGCCCGCTATCCCCATGCCCGCACCGTGGCGCGGATCCGCCGTCATGTCCGGCGGACCGTGACCACCGGCACGGGCCGGGCCCGGGTCACCCGGACGATCCCGAGCACTGTCACGGTCCACGTCCTGACGAGCCTCACCCTCGACGCGGTCACACCCGCTGATCTCGCGGGCTACGCCCGAGGGCATTGGACGATCGAGAACAAGGTCCACTGGGTGCGCGATGTGACGTTCCGTGAGGATGCCTCGCGGGTTCGGACCGGCCCACTGCCCCGCATCATGACCACACTCCGTAACCTGATCATCGGGCTGATTCGCCTCGCTGGCCATAACCGCATCGCCCCGACCATCCGCAGAATCCGACACGACAACGCCCTGCTCCTGGCCATCCTCACTCTCGACAACCCCGCTGACCTGCATCAATGA
- a CDS encoding helix-turn-helix domain-containing protein, which yields MTLRVTLDLIEGSCSIQAIASRWGFADTSHFCREFKRLYGATPTCYRDSVALPFAHVGDPDFRDNPDGGTQPSRTASRTSRPHD from the coding sequence ATGACTTTGCGGGTCACCCTGGACCTGATCGAGGGATCATGCTCCATTCAGGCGATCGCCAGCCGTTGGGGTTTTGCGGACACGAGTCACTTCTGTCGAGAATTCAAACGGCTGTATGGTGCGACGCCGACTTGTTACCGTGATTCGGTCGCCTTACCGTTCGCCCACGTGGGAGATCCCGATTTTCGGGACAATCCGGACGGTGGTACGCAGCCCTCCAGAACCGCGTCCCGGACCTCCAGGCCGCATGACTGA